CGGACAACTCTTAATCAATCAAGCTATAGCCGTGAGAGTAAGCATATTACAGGGATCTCCTGCCGGCGCCGCAGTCTATTCAGAAAGGCTCACCGGAAATACCAATGCCAACGGGCTTGTCAGCCTTGAAATAGGAACAGGAACTGTACTTACAGGAACATTTGCCACCATCGACTGGCCTACAGGAAGCTATTATTTAAAAACAGAAACTGACCCTGCCGGAGGAACCAGCTATACTATAGTAGGAACGAGCCAGCTCCTAAGTGTTCCTTATGCTATGTATGCCAAATCTGCAGGTAGCGGAGGCGGAAGCTTTACAATTCCCTATACTAATACAGTCAATAATGCCTCAACTTTATTTTCATTAACCAATGATGGTGATGGAACTTCAGTGGAAGGAATTAATAGTACAACAACATCAAGTATCGCTTCCGTAAGAGGAATTGTAAGCAATACTGCTCCAGGCGGGTTTTCTTCAGCAGTACGCGGTGTCAATAACGGAACCGGCGGGCTGGGAATCGGAGTCTGGGGAAGCCAGGCAGGAAGTGGCTGGGGAGTATATGGTGTTACTCCAAACGGTTTAGGAGTGTACGGAAATGCCAGCGGAAACGGATATGGTGTTTATGCAAACAGTAATACAGGAACGGGTTTAAACGCAACCAGTACCAATGGTATTGCCGCTAATATTTCTATCACCAATAATGCAAATGCCAATAGTGTTCTTACAGCATCTACTGTAGGCAACGGTACCGTCATTAACGTTTCAAGTACAGGTACTGGCGCTGGGATACTCAGTTCCACAGCTGGAGGCTTTGGAGTTCATGGCATCACTTCTTCCCAATCTTCCGCAGGGGTTATAGGAGACAATACAGGAGCTGGTGAAGCGGTGGTGGGTAGAACAACCAGTGATATTGCCGGAGCTGTTGTAGGTCGTAATGATGGAGGTGGATATGGAGTAAGAGGATTTGTGGCTACCAATACATCCGGAACCGGTATCGGTGTTTACGGACAGGTAGGTTTAAATAACAGTACTGGACGTGCCGGAAGATTTGAAAATTTTAACCAAACAAATACCACGGGAAATACCTTTGAGGTAGAAACCAATGGAAATGGAAATATCCCTGATGATACACAGGGAAATGCCGCTTCTTTTATTGTTGACAACACCAATAGTGTTGCTGCTGCAGTAAGAGGGGAAGTAAACACTATTTTCGGGAATTTTGGCGCAGCCGCTATTTATGGAATTTCTTCAGGAACAGGAGGGCGTGCAGGTTTATTTTATGCATCAAATCCTGCAGGAAACGGAGCCTCATTGATTGCTCTGACTGATGGTAACGGAAATGCGATCACAGCCAATGCAGGAAAAGACGGAAACGGTGTTGAAACCAATATTGACGGAGCTGGAAATGCACTCTATGCATGGGTTCCTTCTTTTTCTACTGGACGCGCCGGAAGATTTAATATTTTTAACGAATCCAACACCAGCGATGTTATCACTGTAACTACTGTAGGAAATGGTATTGCAGGAAATTTTAAAGTAGATAAAGTGACCGGGACTTCAGCAGCGGTGAGAGGTGAGGTTAACTCTCAGTTTGCCAATTTCGGCACCGCGGGTATTTATGGGATATCCTCAGGGACAGGAGGATTTGCCGGATTATTCCACGCCAGTAATCCTTCCGGAAATGGTCCTGCACTGATTGCTATTGCAGATGGTAATGGTAACGGTATAACAGCTAATGCATCAAACACTGGGGACGGCGTAGAAACTACTGCAGACGGAACAGGAAATGCTATCTACGCATGGGTTCCTAATTTCGGACAAGGACGTGCCGCTAGATTTGTAAATTACAATACCGGCAATACCAACCCACCTCTTACAGTAGAAACCCACAGCAACGGATCTATTGCTTTATTTAAATCCGGAAATCCGGGTACAGTGAATGTGGCCAGAATCAATTCTGCCGGACGTGGATTTTTTAACGGAGGTACACAGAACAGCGGTGCTGACGTTGCAGAAGTGTTTGATGTAAACGGAAGCATTTCTGAATATGAGCCTGGTGATATTCTTGTCATCTCAACCAAAGCAGATAGAACAGTTGAAAAATCTTCAACGCCTTATTCAACTCTTGTTGCGGGAGTGTATGCTACAAAACCTGGTGTACTCCTCACAGAGGAACATATTGATACTGATATTTCCAATAAAGCGCCAATGGGTGTCATTGGTGTTATTCCAACCAAAGTATGTCTTGAGAATGGAAAAATAAAAAGAGGAGATCTTCTGGTAACTTCATCTAAAGCAGGTGTTGCCATGAAAGCCAATATCAAAAAGGTAAAAATTGGACAGGTAATCGGAAAAGCACTTCAGGATTATGACCAAAAAGAGACTGGAAAAATTCAAGTATTAGTCAACATAAAATAAACCGTCATGAAAATAGCATATATTATCCCGTTATTATTCCTAAGCACTATTATCTATGCTCAGGAAAATAAGAAGGCCGCTCCGAAAGAAGAAGATCAAACACTGGTTGTAAAACAGGCACAGGAACAACAGGCAAAACTAATGCAGGAAGCTAAGGAAAACAATGAAAAGAAAACGGCCAACTCAGGTCTTGTTTCCGATCATGGACTTGAAGTAAAAAAACAGGATTCCAAACCCAAAGCAGCAGCTGACAATTCAGGAAAGCTTCTCCCTAATACCGCAAGTCTTGAAGATATAAAGAAAACAATCCCCAACCGACAGGCATATCACAATACTATAAATTCTAGGAACACAAAAATGACAGTTACCGGGCTGCCTAACACAGCAACCCTGGAAGACATAAAAAAGACAATTCCCAAAAACTAATGACTCTCAAAAGCTAATAACCGCAAAAAGCTGATAACCAAACTAGATTTTTCAAACAAAGAAGTCCGCTGTAAGGCGGACTTTTGTATTGTAAAAAGGTATTATTAATCCCAATCAGCAGCTACAAACTTCATTATATTTCCCTGATCATCGGATAAGGTAAGAAAATGTCCTTCAATAGAATACTTAGTCATCGTCTCAATTTTTTTCTGAAAAGATGTTTCAAGATTCATATCCTGACAGGCTTTCATCGTACTGATTCCGTTTGAAATCTTTACTTTACCTCCTTTTTTAAATTCGGAAACAAAAGACATCTGATTACATCCCATATAAGCGCTTCCTTGAATTTTACCATCAACCATACTGGCTGTCAGGTTCATTTCAGCTTTATTAGCAATCAGCTGATCTTTTGAAAAACCAGCAAAAGAAACCAGCATCCACTGCCTTTGAAGAGCAGGATTTTTATCCGGCACAGAGGAACAATTTAAAACGATTCCTAAAAGTAAAACTGCAAAAATGGACAATAGTATCTTTTTCATGTGGGTTATCATCCCATTTTCATACCAATCCGGGACAGAATCTCGTAAAAATTAGTAAATTAGCGACACAAAAATTATTTTATAAAATGAAAAGACTATTTCTACTATTCACTTTCTTACTGGGCTTTGCTCAGATGAGGGCGGATGAGGGGATGTGGCTGCTAATGCTCATCAAAAGACTTAACGGTGTTGATATGCAAAAAGAGGGTCTACACCTTACGCCTGAAGAAATTTATTCTGTAAACAATTCAAGCTTAAAAGATGCTATCGTAAGTTTCGGTGGTTTCTGTACAGGTGAGATTGTTTCTGATAAAGGACTTATATTCACAAACCACCACTGTGGTTACGGTGCTGTAGCTGCGGCTTCTACACCAGAAAAAGATTATTTGAAGAACGGTTTCTGGGCTATGAAGCAGAAAGACGAATTCAATGCAAAGGATCTTTATGTAAGATTTTTAGTAAGAATGGATGATGCTACGCAGAGAATCACTTCTAAACTAAACAACAATATGACCGGAGCTGAGAGAAAAGCTGTTATTGATGCAGAAACAAAAGCCATCCAGACAGAAAACTCTGAGAACGGAAAATATACTGTAGTGGTGAGAGATTTCTTCAACGGAAATGAATTCTACTATTTCGTATATCAGGATTATAAAGACATCAGATTAGTAGGTGCTCCCCCTTCATCATTAGGAAAATTCGGAGGAGATACAGACAACTGGGAATGGCCAAGACACACTGCAGACTTCACTGTTTTCAGAGTATATGCTGATGCTGCAGGAAACCCTGCTGAATATTCTCCAAGCAATACTCCTTTGAAGCCTAAACATTTCCTTCCGGTTTCTCTTAAGGGAATTAAGCCTGGTGATTTTTCAATGATCTTAGGTTACCCTGGAAGAACAAACCGTTACCTGACTTCTTACGGAATTCAGCAAATGGTAAACAAAGACTACCCGGCTTGGGTTGAGGCTTCTAAACTTGCCATGGATGTAATGAAAAAGTACATGGATAAGGATAAAGCAACTCAGCTTAACTATGCTTCTCAATATGCTTCAGTAGCCAACTACTGGAAAAACAGACAAGGAACTATTGATGCCGTAGAGCAAAACGGAACAATCACTGACAAACAAAAAACTGAAGAGATCTTCAAAAAATGGTCAATGATGTCTGGAAATGAAGCTTATGATGGTATCTTAGAAGATATTGGAATGTATTACAAGCAGGTTTCTGAAAGAAATGTTGAAAGAAACTATGCTTCACAATTCTCAAGAAATGTAAAATATATGTCTCTTGCTCTGCAGGTAGGTTCTGTATTGAAAGCTTATGCTGCTCAGGATATGCAGGGAAGACTTGCAATGAAGGCTAAAACTGAAGCCGCTATCAAAGCTGCTTATGAGAACTTCAGCCCTTCTTTAGAGGGAGATATGCTTGCGTCTATGACCGGACTTTACCAAGCAAGAGTTAAAAATCCAGAGGTTGCTTCTGCTACTATTTTAGGATTGGATGCTAAAACAGTTTCTAATTTAGCTTATTCTTCAATCTTTGCTAACAAAACTTCTGCAACGAACTTCTTATTGAATCCTGATGCATTGAAACTTGATGCTGATCCACTTTGGAAAGTAGCTAACGGTATCGTTGCTGATCAAAAAATGAGCGCAGAAAGATATGTTAAAGTAGACGATAATTTTGCAAAAAATAACCGTTTGTTTTTAGCAGGTCTTATGAAGGCTATGCCTGAGAAAAAATTCTACCCGGATGCTAACTCTACTATGAGATTAACTTACGGTACTGTAGATAAATTACCTATCAGAAATGACAGAAACTATTTCGGTATTACTGATAACTATTATACAGACATGACTGGTCTTGTTGGAAAATACAAGAAAGGTGATGAAGAGTTTGATCTTCCTCAAAGAGTAATCGACCTTTACAACCTTAAAGATTTCGGACAGTATGCTGATGCAGCAGGTTATATGCCTGTAAACTTCCTTTCTAACAATGATATTACAGGTGGGAACTCTGGTTCTCCGGTAATTGATGGAGACGGAAACCTTATCGGTATTGCTTTTGATGGTAACAGCGAAGCATTAAGCGGTGATATCGTATTCGAGCAGGAATGGCAGAAAACTATCAACGTAGACGTTCGTTTTGTTCTTTGGACAATTGATAAGTTTGCCGGTGCAAGAAGATTAGTTGACGAGTTGAAGCTTGTAAGAGGTGAAAACACTCCAGCTGATACAAAAACTAAAAACTCAGGTACTACAACAACGCCTAAGAAAGTTAAAAAATAATTATCTTATCTGATATATTTTTGAAACCGTGAAAGTAAATTTCACGGTTTTTTTATTTTTGACTATTAAAAATATTTTATCAT
This genomic window from Chryseobacterium viscerum contains:
- a CDS encoding beta strand repeat-containing protein, which produces MKKILLLFWILTGFFMGLSQAPEKMSYQAVMRNGSGQLLINQAIAVRVSILQGSPAGAAVYSERLTGNTNANGLVSLEIGTGTVLTGTFATIDWPTGSYYLKTETDPAGGTSYTIVGTSQLLSVPYAMYAKSAGSGGGSFTIPYTNTVNNASTLFSLTNDGDGTSVEGINSTTTSSIASVRGIVSNTAPGGFSSAVRGVNNGTGGLGIGVWGSQAGSGWGVYGVTPNGLGVYGNASGNGYGVYANSNTGTGLNATSTNGIAANISITNNANANSVLTASTVGNGTVINVSSTGTGAGILSSTAGGFGVHGITSSQSSAGVIGDNTGAGEAVVGRTTSDIAGAVVGRNDGGGYGVRGFVATNTSGTGIGVYGQVGLNNSTGRAGRFENFNQTNTTGNTFEVETNGNGNIPDDTQGNAASFIVDNTNSVAAAVRGEVNTIFGNFGAAAIYGISSGTGGRAGLFYASNPAGNGASLIALTDGNGNAITANAGKDGNGVETNIDGAGNALYAWVPSFSTGRAGRFNIFNESNTSDVITVTTVGNGIAGNFKVDKVTGTSAAVRGEVNSQFANFGTAGIYGISSGTGGFAGLFHASNPSGNGPALIAIADGNGNGITANASNTGDGVETTADGTGNAIYAWVPNFGQGRAARFVNYNTGNTNPPLTVETHSNGSIALFKSGNPGTVNVARINSAGRGFFNGGTQNSGADVAEVFDVNGSISEYEPGDILVISTKADRTVEKSSTPYSTLVAGVYATKPGVLLTEEHIDTDISNKAPMGVIGVIPTKVCLENGKIKRGDLLVTSSKAGVAMKANIKKVKIGQVIGKALQDYDQKETGKIQVLVNIK
- a CDS encoding S46 family peptidase, with amino-acid sequence MKRLFLLFTFLLGFAQMRADEGMWLLMLIKRLNGVDMQKEGLHLTPEEIYSVNNSSLKDAIVSFGGFCTGEIVSDKGLIFTNHHCGYGAVAAASTPEKDYLKNGFWAMKQKDEFNAKDLYVRFLVRMDDATQRITSKLNNNMTGAERKAVIDAETKAIQTENSENGKYTVVVRDFFNGNEFYYFVYQDYKDIRLVGAPPSSLGKFGGDTDNWEWPRHTADFTVFRVYADAAGNPAEYSPSNTPLKPKHFLPVSLKGIKPGDFSMILGYPGRTNRYLTSYGIQQMVNKDYPAWVEASKLAMDVMKKYMDKDKATQLNYASQYASVANYWKNRQGTIDAVEQNGTITDKQKTEEIFKKWSMMSGNEAYDGILEDIGMYYKQVSERNVERNYASQFSRNVKYMSLALQVGSVLKAYAAQDMQGRLAMKAKTEAAIKAAYENFSPSLEGDMLASMTGLYQARVKNPEVASATILGLDAKTVSNLAYSSIFANKTSATNFLLNPDALKLDADPLWKVANGIVADQKMSAERYVKVDDNFAKNNRLFLAGLMKAMPEKKFYPDANSTMRLTYGTVDKLPIRNDRNYFGITDNYYTDMTGLVGKYKKGDEEFDLPQRVIDLYNLKDFGQYADAAGYMPVNFLSNNDITGGNSGSPVIDGDGNLIGIAFDGNSEALSGDIVFEQEWQKTINVDVRFVLWTIDKFAGARRLVDELKLVRGENTPADTKTKNSGTTTTPKKVKK
- a CDS encoding META domain-containing protein; protein product: MKKILLSIFAVLLLGIVLNCSSVPDKNPALQRQWMLVSFAGFSKDQLIANKAEMNLTASMVDGKIQGSAYMGCNQMSFVSEFKKGGKVKISNGISTMKACQDMNLETSFQKKIETMTKYSIEGHFLTLSDDQGNIMKFVAADWD